The Malus sylvestris chromosome 12, drMalSylv7.2, whole genome shotgun sequence genome contains a region encoding:
- the LOC126591761 gene encoding uncharacterized protein LOC126591761 produces the protein MEGTGRRSRFSLLLLPLLISLSIPCISAAYKPGDIVPMSKMGLYHSMKTEWHDMIGRHCPIFAVNREVLVPIAKPMGYTGADAYKISFQVGREKFLIPWLFVINRKSSEVPMIDVHLRYSGSDLHGVTAKVVDMPHRYLEIHPDIRKQFWDAQHWPKHVLVRYTWEEQSEIDVTSGFYVLFGSGLMLSFILSIYILQSSRDKLARFVRERVAESNMPAGGVAKVE, from the exons ATGGAGGGAACTGGAAGGAGATCGAGATTCTCACTCCTGCTTCTTCCTCTGCTGATATCTCTCTCAATTCCCTGCATATCTGCCGCTTACAAGCCAGGCGACATCGTCCCCATGAGCAAAATGGGCCTCTATCACTCT ATGAAAACCGAATGGCATGATATGATCGGTCGACATTGCCCAATATTTGCTGTCAATCGTGAG GTGTTAGTTCCTATAGCGAAGCCGATGGGTTATACAGGAGCTGATGCTTATAAGAT ATCGTTTCAAGTTGGGAGAGAAAAGTTTTTAATACCGTGGCTTTTTGTGATAAATCGTAAAAGTTCCGAGGTCCCAATGATTGATGTCCATTTG AGGTACTCGGGAAGTGATTTGCATGGTGTCACTGCTAAAGTTGTGGATATGCCTCACCGCT ACTTAGAAATCCATCCAGATATTCGCAAACAATTTTGGGATGCTCAGCACTGGCCAAAGCATGTGCTGGTCAGATATACATG GGAGGAGCAATCAGAGATAGACGTGACTTCTGGATTTTATGTACTGTTTGGATCAG GTCTCATGCTTTCTTTTATTCTGTCGATATACATTTTGCAATCATCACGGGACAAGTTAGCAAG GTTCGTGAGGGAGAGAGTTGCAGAAAGCAACATGCCTGCTGGAGGTGTGGCAAAGGTTGAATGA